AAAGAGTACCCTTTTGCTTTCATGTTAGCTTGTGCTGGTTATTTGATTACTATGCTTGCTGATTGTgttatttcttctcttttggAAAAGCCTCATGGTGCTGCTGATGTTGAAGTTCAAGGTTTGTATTTGTGATGTGACTATTTGGATTTGTCTTATTTGAACTTATGTAATTGCATAAGCACTTGTGTGATTGACTtgtgaaaatagcttatagtttctatgaaaatagtttgactttattttattttaattatgaaataattataatgatattatgattatgataagtgtttatgctaTAAGCCGCAAATTAAGTGTTTATGATATTAGTTGTTTCAATAAGCTCTGCCAAACCATCTCAAAAGTGGTTAAGTCGGtatataagttcaaataagACGTTCTAAATAGGTGGTTTGTGTTTTAAGGAATAAAGTGATTTAGGGggttttattttagtattttagactttagatttttgtttttgttgaataAATGTATGTTATAGGTGTTAGAACCAAAATTAAACCTTAAACTCGAAAGTCAATCTTGTTAGTCGTCAAGAAATAATATACTGATAAGCGGAAGCTACTTGAATTCATGATGACCCAATAGTATTATGTTTTAGCCTTCATGGTCAACACTGAGAGAACCTTTTAGTTATTTATCTATGTATCCTTGTGATAATGAGATGTCAACAAAGAGCATTACAAAAGTTGTGTGACCCGGAGACCATGAGTGAATAATCACATATTCGCATCTCCATGGTTGGATGAAGATCGGACGGGTCATATACATACTGTCTTGTCAAATCTTCTTTGAAATAAAACTCATAATATGAACCATCTGATCTTCGTCTATCAATCGAGATTCATGTTTCCATGAATACATGAGTGCAAGGAATCCATTTTTGACATTGCAATCTTATCATTTGAATTCATATTTCGTCCATTAAAAACCTCCCGCGATCACCATAGTCATATCAACAGTTATCCAAAGGTTGTCACCATAGTCAATTGTTCTGATTTCACCAAATTGAATTAATAATAGAAACTTGAAATATGAACAGTCAAATTTTCTTCTATGGTTGATCAGATGACTGGATTTATTGCATGAAAGCTTAACTCGATATAATCCATTTCCTTACTACTATAGCGCAGTATACCTTTCGATTTTATTAAATCCACTTACTTATACTATAGTATAGTACAAATTTTGAGTTTGTCATCATTGTTACTACAAGAcatcaatataaaaattatgaaactgAATTTGAATATATCCTTCAGGTTCACCTTGTCTAACACAAACCTACTTTCTTTGTTGGTGCATGTTGCAGGGGCAGACAAAGGAAGGAGCAATAATGTTACTTCTCAGTCAAAATATCAGGTTACGTATTTGTAGCTTTATACAAGTTAAAAAAAACTGAACAAAGTCGTAAGTTTTATCCTTGTAATGACTTATTGAATTGTAGTTTCTTTGTTTTCTATGCTAATTAACAGGGTTCTTCTGAGACCAATGATCAGGATCATGTATGTAGTACTTCAATTGGAGATAATGTATACGTATTTATCTATGTATACATAATCGCTCTTTGTGCTCATTCAGTTTTCGAGGGTTTAGCAATTGGAGTTTCTGAGACAAAAGCAGACGCTTGGAAAGCTTTATGGACAATCTGTTTGCACAAGATATTTGCAGCCATTGCGATGGCCATTGCACTCCTCCGAATGGCTCCTAACCGATCTCTACTATCAGTTGCAACCTATGCTTTCGCCTTTGCAATCTCTAGTCCAATTGGTGTCGCCATTGGGATTGTATTAGATTCCACAACAGAAGGTCATGTGGCTGATTGGACTTTTGCTATATCTATGGGTCTAGCTTGTGGtgtgtttatctatgtttcAATAAACCATCTATTTGCAAAGGGTTATGTAGCTCACAGACATTCAAAGGTTGATACACCTTATATGAAGTTTCTTGCCGTGTCGTTGGGAATAGGAGTTATAGCTGTTGTTATGATATGGGATACCTAAGATGCTTAAAAAATAAGAGGCATAATAGTATTGATTAATAATAGCTTGATTCTACAATAAATTTGCTTAGTCTTTACTCTTAAGTTGTTTATTGTGCAGTGTGTGTTTGAAGTCCTAGCTAGCACCACATTTTGTGTCCCGCCCGAGTCCCTCATTAGTCATTACATTTTGTGTTTAAAAAATAGAGACCAACGTAAGCTGCGAATGCctatttatgatgattttgttaTAGCTGTCTGAGCATGTGGATGAAATTAGCAGTTTCCTAGTTGGTTGAAGGATTTGAAACTAGAGCAATACAGACTAATACATAATGTAAGAAAGGAAATCCCTTAACAAAGCTCCTCAAACACTGTTTTTTTCCATTATAAGCCTCAAATTCAAGGACATTACATGAGTACAATCAAACTAAtcacaattttcttttaaattttgtggAACTAAAAGCGTTTTATTTGTTGGAGTCTGCTTTTTCTTATACACTTGATTGCTTAGTAGATGTTTATgtggcttaagcatcatcactACTTGATGTTTGATTTTCTAGTTTATTTTGATGGTTCTATTATGTTTGTTTGTATCCATCATTCTGTAACTCTTCTTTTTAATAGTTACTTGACTCGCATATTTTAAATTCGGAGAAGTGAAGAATTTCGATTTCATTATTAGACTCTTGCATATCAATGTCTTTACAACTACCAACTTGTATATTTGAATACTTTTTTGTAGAATTTAAAAGTTGCATAACCTCACACCCAACCCAACTTCCCCCTTTACCGGGGATACTCGTGGGAACTGATTTGGAAGGCTCTGCCAACGAATCGTAAGCAACCTGATCAATCTCGCTGTGAAAGAGCCATATTTGCCGAATTACATCGCAGTGACTCTAGTTTGCTATTCTCTGTTTATGTTTATCAATGTTTGTTAACCCTAGGTTAGCATTAAGAATTATGCAAAAGTTATTAATGATCGGTTTTGTTCAATTCGGTTTTGGTGTTAAAAATTTGGTTTGGACTCGACTCAAATTGAACACAATTAATTGGTTTGGATATTTAATTAagggaaaatgattttttttttttataaattttttttttgtttttaaataacaattcaataattattattttttgttacgaTGAGctgggatcgaacccagaacctatAGTTTACTACCCAAATTccttaccactagaccaaacctgaaatctttattataaaattaaaattgaatttttttttaaataaaattaaaattgaactttatattactagtattattttataaatccatcaattttatttggcttaatttcatttttgatctcctattttaaaaataatgaagttttggtcccctattttaaaaatcaatctCTTTTTAGTctctcaatttcaatttttcttgagttttgatCTCCCACCTTATTTTGGGTCATTTTTGCTGACATGCCCTGTGCTTAGTGggtaaatttaatatatatgtcattaatattttatttaaactcactttaattttattttttacacaaaattcaCTTTAATTTTAGATTCCatgaaaaataatatgatttaatttttagttaataGTTTGAAAACGACACCGTACGGGAGAAAACACGAAACCTTCGCAAACCATAAACCCTAACACCAGagctttttcttcttcttcttcttcctttctGCGAACCGGAAATGGCTTCACGAAAGCTCTTCTCTTCGCTACTCCGTTCACCTCTCATTCGCTCTCCACCGGAATTCAATTTTCCGACCTACATCCGTCAAATCTCTTACTCCAACCTCACCTCTCTTTCTCCGAACCCCGTAAGCACTTTCACttcatttcaattttagttACTTATTTATAGTTATAGATCGTATGATCCTGAACTATGATTAGAACTTTATTCATCATAATAACACACAATGCAATTATATgctttctctgttttttttcttcttctttgcttGTTGCTTATGCATGATGATTGAATCagtaattgaattgaatataacataaatagtTAGATTAGGTTTGTTCACGtgctgtgttttttttttggattaacttatttgagcttatgtaCTGACATAAACCGTTTGTGACACTATGGAAACAACAGattaacttatttgagcttatgtaCCGACATAATCCGTTTGTGACACTATGGAAACAACATATAGCATGTACATACTGTTTTTTTTGCTGATTTAAATAAGTTCGTTTggatagcttatagcttatgtgAAAACATTTTGAGCTTATGTTATCTTTTCTTATAGAAATAAGTTATATCGAAACACTTGTAGGATAAGTGCTTATTCTATAaataagtgtttaattaagttgtttatccattGTTTGGggaaacaacttaattaaacaaatatagaataaaggGGACTGTCTGGTAAGGGTATGAAGTCGGTTTTGAGAGATGTTTGTGTTAAAGACAGAGGTTTCCCAAGTGTTTAAGTGGTTTTCAATCTGTTAATTATGGGGTGTTTGTTAAAATCGTAAAGTTGAGGATTAGCACAATAGGCTTTGTTTAGATGAACTCAATGACAGGCAAGCACATGGCAACAAGTTACTGTCTTTTGAGGACACTGAAAACAAGTGCAGGGAGGTGTATGTTTGGCATCACTCAATTTGTGTACGTATCAGGTGGAAAGGTATATGTAGATGAATTTATAATTAGTGGCATAAGGTGGTTCTACAAGTACTTTATGATCAGCAATGAGGATGAGAGTCCATTGTATCAACTATCAAGTTACAAACTGttgaggtaaaaaaaaattgtaagtgTGATAAACGATTTATGCATGGTAGTGGTACTGAGTGTTAAGCGGGACTGATTATCTGATAAGGATGGTTATTAGCGGGGAAGTTAATTTGGGATGGATGGATCCAATATTATTAAAGGAAGTAAAGCAAAGTAGTTGACGACCACAAATCAAATTGTAGTTGGAGTTAAGAGGATCCTAGATAAATTAAAGTTACAAAGTTCCGATTCCATGACAGGGGGACCAATGTTTGTGTTTGAGATAAAATGTTTTGGTGCTTAATTTTGTTTAGATATTGGTTATATATCCGAAATAGTTATTGGAGTAATGTATGCTCTTAGGGCTATATTATGCTCATTGTACGGAATCTGTAATCTTTTGTCCTAATCTTTGCTCACCTTGTGCTTATATTAGTGTTTTTCTCTATATTTTGCCTtctaaaaaaaaacccaaatatgGATAACTTTTAAGGTGCTTATTGCTTTTGTCACAATTTCATGTGCAGGTTACAGTGTCTCCTCCGACAAATGTATTCTCTAGAGTTGAGTCTGGTAATGGTTTGACTAGATTAGCTTCATTTCAACGTGGTTCTACGCTTGTCCCTCATTTCCGAAGCAAGTTTATGTCTACCGAGACAAATTCTGTTGATTCTTCTGAAGATAATTCCTTACTAGGACCTGAAGTGCCTCGTCCCATGAAATTTAAAAGATTAGATAAAACTGCAAGGCACATTATGCAGGCACGTAACTTCCCTGTGTTGTTTTAAATGAAGggatttgttttgtttaatcatttgtaaaattgtttgtatttatttatatactttAGATTTTAGACAAGGAAGCAGTGGAGGAGGTGAAAGAACAGAGAGAGATGCCTGATATAAAGCCTGGCTATATTGTGCAGCTCAAAGTGGTATGCAAATATGTTTTTGAAGATATATTCATACTTGTGCTTTGTGTGGTTTTTGTTCATGAGAATGATACAATCTTTTGTTTACTGTTATGTCTGATATCATAGGAAGTTCCGGAAAACAAGAGGCGTGTTTCTATTATAAAAGGGATTGTTATCGCAAGGCGTAACTGTGGACTCCATACTACATTCAGACTTAGAAGGATGGTAGCTGGGGTTGGGATTGAGTCTCTATTCCCACTGTAAGTATTACCTTCCATATTTTATGTATATCTGCTTGTAACCGCACCTTGGCCAGAGTTTGTAGAACTGGGTTATCATATCTTTATCTGCTTGTATTCGTGCTATTTTGAACTGCTAAAACATAATCCTGCAATTCATGAGTCTGTCT
This portion of the Trifolium pratense cultivar HEN17-A07 linkage group LG3, ARS_RC_1.1, whole genome shotgun sequence genome encodes:
- the LOC123912926 gene encoding zinc transporter 11-like, which encodes MSFSLRTFFLFSLLFLLFFSSVSSHGGGGDDGDADSDSDAAATNNLSSKSLILAKIWCLILIFLATFIAGISPYALRWNEGFLILGTQFAGGVFLGTALMHFLSDANETFGDLTKKEYPFAFMLACAGYLITMLADCVISSLLEKPHGAADVEVQGADKGRSNNVTSQSKYQGSSETNDQDHVCSTSIGDNVYVFIYVYIIALCAHSVFEGLAIGVSETKADAWKALWTICLHKIFAAIAMAIALLRMAPNRSLLSVATYAFAFAISSPIGVAIGIVLDSTTEGHVADWTFAISMGLACGVFIYVSINHLFAKGYVAHRHSKVDTPYMKFLAVSLGIGVIAVVMIWDT
- the LOC123912927 gene encoding 50S ribosomal protein L19, chloroplastic-like, producing the protein MASRKLFSSLLRSPLIRSPPEFNFPTYIRQISYSNLTSLSPNPVTVSPPTNVFSRVESGNGLTRLASFQRGSTLVPHFRSKFMSTETNSVDSSEDNSLLGPEVPRPMKFKRLDKTARHIMQILDKEAVEEVKEQREMPDIKPGYIVQLKVEVPENKRRVSIIKGIVIARRNCGLHTTFRLRRMVAGVGIESLFPLYSPNIKEIKVLDKKKVRRAKLYYLRDKMNALR